A genome region from Triticum aestivum cultivar Chinese Spring chromosome 2B, IWGSC CS RefSeq v2.1, whole genome shotgun sequence includes the following:
- the LOC123044653 gene encoding protein disulfide isomerase-like 5-4 codes for MISSSKLKSVDFYRKIPRDLTEASLSGAGLSIFAALAMVFLFGMELSSYLAVNTTTSVIVDRSSDGEFLRIDFNLSFPALSCEFASVDVSDVLGTNRLNITKTVRKFSIDRNLVPTGSEFHAGPIPTVNKHGDDVEEYHGDGSVALSSRNFDSYSHQYPVLVVNFYAPWCYWSNRLKPSWEKAAQIIRERYDPEMDGRILLGKVDCTEEVELCKRHHIQGYPSIRIFHKGSDMKENQGHHDHDSYYGERDTESLVAAMETYVANIPKEAHVLALEDKSNKTVDPAKRPAPMTGGCRIEGFVRVKKVPGSVVISARSGSHSFDPSQINVSHYVTTFSFGKRLSSKMFNELKRLFPYVGGHHDRLAGQSYIVKHGDVNANVTIEHYLQIVKTELVTLRYSKELKVLEEYEYTAHSSLVHSFYVPVVKFHFEPSPMQVLVTELPKSFSHFITNVCAIIGGVFTVAGILDSILHNTLRLVKKVELGKDI; via the exons ATGATCTCCTCGAGCAAGCTGAAGTCCGTCGACTTCTACAG GAAAATTCCTAGGGATTTGACGGAGGCATCACTATCTGGCGCTGGATTATCCATATTTGCAGCACTGGCAATGGTGTTTTTGTTTGGAATG GAGTTGAGTAGTTACTTAGCAGTCAATACCACCACATCTGTAATTGTTGACAGGAGTTCAGATGGGGAGTTCTTACGGATAGATTTTAACTTGAG CTTTCCTGCGCTTTCATGTGAATTTGCATCAGTTGATGTCAGTGATGTGCTGGGAACA AACAGACTAAACATAACGAAAACTGTTCGCAAGTTTTCAATTGATCGGAATTTAGTACCTACTGGATCTGAGTTCCATGCTGGACCTATACCCACTGTCAACAAACATGGAGATGATGTTGAAGAATACCATGGTGATGGTTCAGTTGCCTTGTCCTCTCGCAATTTTGATAGCTATTCTCACCA GTACCCTGTTTTGGTTGTCAACTTTTATGCCCCCTGGTGTTATTGGAGCAATCGTctg AAACCTTCATGGGAAAAGGCTGCGCAAATAATAAGGGAGAG ATATGACCCTGAAATGGATGGCAGAATTCTTCTCGGCAAAGTTGACTGCACTGAGGAAGTTGAACTGTGTAAGAG GCACCATATACAAGGTTACCCATCAATTCGCATTTTTCATAAAGGGAGTGATATGAA GGAGAATCAGGGTCACCATGATCATGACTCATACTATGGGGAACGTGATACTGAAAGTTTAGTCGCG GCAATGGAAACATATGTTGCAAATATTCCAAAAGAGGCCCATGTGCTTGCTTTGGAAGACAAATCCAACAAGACTGTTGATCCTGCAAAGCGTCCTGCTCCAATGACCGGCGGCTGCAGAATAGAAGGTTTTGTGCGGGTCAAAAAG GTTCCTGGCAGTGTTGTAATATCGGCTCGATCTGGTTCACACTCATTTGATCCATCTCAGATAAATGTTTCCCACTACGTCACAACGTTCTCATTTGGCAAAAGGCTCTCATCAAAGATGTTTAATGAACTGAAAAGACTATTTCCCTATGTTGGCGGACACCATGATAGATTAGCTGGTCAGTCTTACATCGTTAAGCATGGTGATGTCAATGCAAATGTTACT ATTGAGCATTACCTACAAATTGTAAAGACGGAGCTGGTTACGCTGAGATACTCAAAGGAGTTGAAAGTGCTTGAAGAATATGAATACACAGCACACAGCAGCTTGGTGCACAGCTTCTATGTTCCTGTTGTGAAATTCCATTTTGAGCCTTCTCCCATGCAG GTCTTGGTGACTGAACTTCCCAAATCATTCTCCCACTTCATCACAAATGTCTGTGCTATTATTGGTGGAGTTTTCACG GTGGCCGGAATACTTGACTCCATCTTGCACAACACGCTAAGGTTGGTGAAGAAGGTTGAGCTAGGGAAGGACATTTGA